A single window of Leishmania panamensis strain MHOM/PA/94/PSC-1 chromosome 35 sequence DNA harbors:
- a CDS encoding hypothetical protein (TriTrypDB/GeneDB-style sysID: LpmP.35.5370.B~disrupted due to non-sequenced internal amino acid repeat), with protein sequence MSFTEEVSDAPISITGEMWVCADSTGPSKVGAGRGLKNFITIEKDLFCAYSSRSAQSKQTKQVAFRSMKRVAWFTHRPTPPVRGSSASTTTAALRRRGSKDVLTVYYYLVLEFLRDNTCPGTVSLGKRERIVLCTDDQQDFLIWRKFADLYGSSLVHEGLVEGREKRSLKSQRNADGVPDHDDTTSSDDDGEGHGLSGGAVCRRSLDLWKNRCVALLNDFAHLSNPSLQVKSADIFEAPADCGGLSWDAHAESVLHAIEQGMHPLMKVVPAKSSEDRIVGLSSLLSSPSTTPASVLPGASATAAMVTHVDEMQSQADNLRMELRRFQEVTGEVGSLVEGSKLKATMMSPDTLHAYLERLRKVLMSSEPANNVATQRVDKTVTKTSVASADLAKLEGVCKAAVRSFTEKVSTNAIPLSEESNRQKAKQQEQEELPQRMETVVAVLLDELARATADVRSLKASLAQSTALAGPSQARNLSVELNELRRVLNRKELEVETLQQQNFDASRQTKQLSRRLEEVVFSYGDVAHDMLRSQYREYASLRSLFLPALCGEVPLDSSTATEASFAESSSFDGIREARRTSYSQVPSSGMQKLVISTAHLEAIQALEQERSAARERQRELEEVMRELEVLRQERDEEIANLKYNFLAAEEAWERDMAILQAKLSAVQSAVPQGVDLLSNALLTNHTTEKSGIAQKLTSTPLHATAAPVDVPESPLIVAQMAVKRQERLKELATLLGTTPNETSLEDDVAYQRLQAFYTWAREVVVPLSTTSSFEGSLLDMITSVVHAYQAVLQQASTIYTDTTSSKDDSSLNLADIMKNEHDQLEKLWKIIDEHLLTQELRNALVSSTQQPLEERAALSFSSPPTVAELDQLTPLIQHVSSNAALYSQLQLRSGELPLALYIQHLENKLEQLEQTLQQNDVQQKIIEDRSATHRPFPQNTSPHNDTIHLRGSLP encoded by the coding sequence ATGTCGTTTACGGAGGAGGTGAGTGATGCACCAATCAGCATCACAGGGGAGATGTGGGTATGCGCTGACAGCACAGGGCCTTCGAAGGTTGGGGCTGGTCGCGGCCTCAAGAACTTCATCACCATCGAGAAGGATCTCTTCTGCGCTTACTCCTCTCGCAGTGCGCAGAGTAAGCAGACCAAGCAAGTCGCCTTTCGTAGCATGAAGCGTGTCGCATGGTTTACGCATCGCCCTACGCCGCCAGTGCGCGGGTCGTCagcgagcaccaccactgccgcactgcgtcgccgcggcagcaagGACGTGCTCACGGTGTACTACTATCTTGTATTGGAGTTTCTGCGTGACAACACATGCCCTGGCACCGTGTCCCTGGGCAAGCGCGAACGCATCGTTCTCTGCACAGATGATCAGCAGGACTTTTTAATCTGGCGAAAGTTTGCCGACCTCTACGGGAGTTCACTTGTTCACGAAGGGCTTGTGGAGGGCCGCGAGAAGAGGTCCCTGAAGTCACAAAGGAATGCAGATGGCGTGCCAGATCACGACGATACCACTTCgagtgacgacgacggcgaaggCCATGGcctcagcggcggcgctgtatGTCGACGCTCCCTCGACCTGTGGAAGAATCGATGTGTGGCGTTGCTCAACGACTTTGCTCACTTATCAAATCCGTCCTTACAGGTCAAAAGCGCGGACATCTTCGAAGCGCCGGCGGACTGCGGTGGGCTCAGCTGGGACGCTCATGCGGAGTCCGTGCTGCATGCTATCGAGCAAGGCATGCACCCTTTGATGAAGGTGGTACCAGCCAAGTCTTCTGAGGACCGTATTGTCGGTCTGTCGTCTTTATTGTCCTCGCCGTCGACCACTCCGGCCAGCGTATTGCCTGGTGCgtcagcgacggcagcgatggtaACGCACGTCGATGAGATGCAGTCGCAGGCGGACAATCTGCGGATGGAGCTGAGACGGTTTCAGGAGGTTACTGGTGAGGTGGGATCATTAGTAGAAGGCAGTAAACTGAAGGCAACAATGATGTCACCTGACACATTGCATGCTTACCTAGAGCGACTGAGGAAGGTTCTGATGTCATCAGAACCAGCCAATAACGTCGCGACACAGCGAGTGGACAAGACGGTGACCAAGACAAGTGTAGCGTCTGCCGACCTTGCAAAGCTGGAGGGCGTTTGTAAAGCTGCCGTGCGGAGCTTTacagagaaggtgagcaCCAATGCTATTCCTCTCTCAGAGGAGTCAAACCGCCAAAAAGCAAaacagcaggagcaggaagAGCTTCCTCAGCGTATGGAAACGGTCGTTGCGGTTCTTCTCGACGAGCTCgcgcgcgccaccgcagaTGTGCGCTCCCTAAAGGCGTCTCTTGCCCAAAGCACAGCCCTCGCCGGACCTTCACAGGCTCGAAACTTGTCGGTGGAGCTGAATGAGCTTCGCAGAGTACTCAACCGGAAAGAATTGGAGGTGGAAACGCTTCAGCAACAAAACTTTGACGCGAGCCGCCAGACAAAACAGCTCTCTCGCAGGCTCGAAGAGGTGGTTTTCTCGTACGGCGACGTAGCGCATGACATGCTGCGGTCCCAATACCGCGAATACGCGTCACTGAGGAGCTTGTTTCTCCCAGCGCTCTGCGGTGAGGTGCCTCTCGACAGTTCGACAGCCACCGAGGCATCTTTTGCTGAGAGCAGCTCATTCGATGGAATACGCGAGGCCCGTCGCACGAGCTATTCACAGGTCCCCTCTAGTGGCATGCAGAAGCTGGTCATCTCTACTGCTCATTTGGAGGCAATCCAAGCCCTCGAGCAGGAACGCAGTGCTGCACGCGAGAGACAACGCGAGCTCGAGGAGGTGATGAGGGAGTTAGAGGTCCTAAGACAGGAGCGCGATGAAGAGATCGCCAACCTAAAGTACAACTTTCTCGCAGCCGAGGAGGCGTGGGAGAGGGACATGGCCATTCTGCAAGCGAAGCTGTCTGCAGTGCAATCTGCTGTTCCGCAAGGGGTGGACCTGCTATCCAACGCTTTGCTGACAAACCATACCACCGAGAAGTCCGGCATCGCACAGAAGCTTACATCTACGCCGTTGCATGCTACTGCTGCGCCTGTAGACGTTCCAGAGAGCCCCCTCATCGTGGCACAGATGGCCGTCAAAAGGCAAGAACGACTTAAAGAGCTGGCAACACTTTTGGGAACGACCCCAAACGAGACGAGCCTTGAGGATGATGTCGCCTACCAACGCCTCCAGGCCTTCTACACATGGGCACGTGAGGTTGTAGTTCCTCTTAGTACAACTTCCTCATTTGAAGGATCACTGCTAGACATGATCACCAGCGTTGTCCACGCCTATCAGGCAGTGTTGCAGCAGGCATCCACCATCTACACCGATACCACATCAAGCAAAGACGACAGTTCACTCAATCTGGCTGACATTATGAAAAACGAGCACGACCAACTCGAAAAGCTTTGGAAAATCATAGACGAACACTTGCTAACTCAAGAACTTCGCAACGCGCTTGTGAGCAGTACTCAACAGCCACTAGAAGAACGtgcggctctctctttttcttccccacCAACCGTCGCGGAACTCGACCAACTCACGCCACTCATACAACATGTGAGCTCCAATGCAGCACTCTATtcccagctgcagctgcggagtGGTGAACTACCATTGGCTCTCTATATTCAGCATCTCGAAAACAAATTGGAGCAACTAGAGCAAACACTTCAGCAAAATGACGTACAACAAAAAATAATCGAGGACCGTTCAGCAACGCACCGGCCATTCCCGCAAAACACTTCACCACATAACGACACTATTCACCTCCGAGGCTCTTTGCC
- a CDS encoding adaptin, putative (TriTrypDB/GeneDB-style sysID: LpmP.35.5380) has translation MNGAALIEQATFVTERAWEYASNTTSVFSKARSLVAGDAQFFSVAPRVDDLRRSLSSESLHDKRDGMKRIVAQMCKGSDMRHFFPDVVKNIHVPYIELRKLIYVFIVYYAEDCPNETLLSISAFQKDLLDPSMHVRALALRMLASLRIHAIQPVVLVAVRKCASDMAPLVRKTAALALVQMHTVARQELDRDTVRQLLRTFLSDRSPEVVGAAAMAYMRICPEEWDLVHGVYRRLCRILKDCEEWGQVVLLRLLLRYARRHFVDPRRPFAARAARCSRGSSGMSGKGTDGDDDDDDATSSSHFSIAPPSREYEAQRGDAAAEAQMDPDLLLLLSSTRPLLWSLNSSVVVAAIALLCHCGTQRFQETCVKSAMRLLSTCTEGHIAVLHVIYDLLLLQRDAFLPYLKSFFLFPLDAADVRHVKLRILSHLVTSATSAEVSREFRSYLRQYNDAAVVEAIQGLAQAVQQYPPFAAHTIRLVTPLLSSRTSSPVVVADAVAILRVLVLQGTDPVRISRLACQLTLDIMEERITEPSAVSTILWLTGENISKHPSMAAAAPDCFRVFAKRFGGLTSEVKRQVLTLGCKVWVQLQGNSELSERFKQVYHYVAELARYDDDYMIRDEERLTEATFDRQSDTFTGVRAALLRAKPLPDVNDPYSERAGLEIGTFSNLLGPAVRVLDPLPTWATEATDGTLRRSFEEMNTSAAAVALFERTSGEKESGSNDSSYTDGEESDDSGDAASSSGSYESSYSASSDAENESGKSSSHSDGDVAAPSRAPAMQKVSSGVSTAKASLPKFAVKITMQSVPPSVPSPAPAQATMTATEKTDASPAAVPELPPAPETVAEPQSVVEL, from the coding sequence ATGAACGGCGCTGCGCTTATTGAGCAAGCCACGTTTGTAACGGAGCGGGCCTGGGAGTACGCGAGCAACACGACTTCCGTCTTCAGTAAGGCTCGCTCGCTTGTCGCTGGGGATGCACAGTTCTTCTCGGTTGCCCCCAGAGTCGATGACCTTCGACGCAGCCTGAGCTCGGAGTCGCTCCATGACAAGCGCGATGGCATGAAGCGCATCGTTGCGCAGATGTGCAAGGGTAGTGACATGCGTCACTTCTTTCCTGATGTGGTCAAGAACATCCACGTCCCCTACatcgagctgcgcaagctcaTCTATGTCTTCATTGTTTATTATGCTGAAGACTGCCCCAACGAGACACTCCTGTCCATCTCTGCCTTTCAGAAGGACCTGCTCGACCCCAGCATGCATGTCCGcgccctcgccctccgcATGCTTGCGTCGCTCCGCATTCATGCCATTCAGCCAGTAGTGCTGGTTGCCGTGAGGAAGTGTGCCAGCGACATGGCACCGCTGGTGCGCAAGACGGCCGCCCTCGCGCTGGTGCAAATGCACACGGTAGCTCGCCAGGAACTAGACCGTGACACtgtgcgccagctgctgcgtacTTTTCTGTCCGATCGAAGTCCTGAAGTGGTCGGTGCAGCCGCGATGGCGTACATGAGGATCTGCCCAGAGGAGTGGGACCTGGTTCACGGCGTGTACCGCCGCCTGTGCAGGATTCTGAAGGACTGCGAGGAGTGGGGCCAGGTGGTCCTGCTGCGCTTGCTGTTGCGCTACGCCCGTCGGCACTTCGTCGACCCCAGAAGGCCATTCGCAGCCAGGGCTGCCCGATGCAGCCGCGGCTCCTCGGGCATGAGTGGAAAAGGGACGGACggtgacgatgacgatgacgacgcgACGTCCTCGTCCCACTTCTCCATCGCCCCACCATCACGGGAGTACGAAGCCCAGAGgggcgatgccgctgcggaggcacAGATGGACCCagatctgctgctgcttctcagTTCGACTcgaccgctgctgtggagccTAAACAGCTCCGTTGTGGTGGCGGCCATCGCCCTCTTATGTCACTGTGGCACACAGCGCTTTCAGGAGACGTGCGTGAAGTCGGCGATGCGACTGCTGAGCACGTGCACCGAGGGCCACATTGCCGTGCTGCATGTCATCTATGACCTACTTCTGCTTCAGCGTGATGCATTCCTTCCTTATCTAAAGAGTTTCTTTCTGTTTCCTCTGGATGCGGCGGATGTGCGGCATGTGAAGCTACGGATTCTCTCCCATCTGGTGACGTCCGCCACCTCGGCCGAGGTGTCTCGTGAGTTCCGCTCTTACCTGCGGCAGTACAACGACGCCGCCGTTGTAGAGGCAATTCAAGGACTGGCCCAGGCGGTGCAACAGTACCCACCCTTTGCTGCGCACACCATCCGTCTCGTGACCCCACTGCTCTCAAGTCGGACCAGCTCTCCTGTTGTCGTCGCGGATGCCGTAGCGATACTGCGTGTGCTGGTATTGCAGGGCACTGACCCGGTACGCATCTCACGACTTGCATGCCAGCTAACACTTGACATTATGGAGGAGCGGATTACTGAGCCGTCGGCGGTGTCGACCATTCTCTGGTTGACAGGTGAGAACATATCCAAACATCCTTCCatggcggctgcagcaccggaCTGCTTCCGCGTGTTTGCGAAGCGCTTTGGTGGCCTCACTTCGGAGGTGAAGCGGCAGGTGCTCACCCTGGGCTGCAAGGTctgggtgcagctgcagggcaaCAGCGAACTCTCGGAGCGCTTCAAGCAGGTGTACCACTACGTTGCGGAGCTAGCCAGGTACGACGACGATTACATGATTCGCGATGAGGAGCGACTCACCGAGGCGACGTTTGATCGGCAGAGCGACACATTTACAGGCGTGCGGGCCGCGCTGTTGCGTGCAAAGCCGCTGCCAGACGTCAACGACCCCTACTCTGAGCGAGCTGGACTGGAGATTGGTACCTTCTCCAACCTGCTAGGGCCGGCGGTGCGCGTCTTAGACCCGCTGCCGACCTGGGCAACGGAAGCGACGGATGGAACACTGCGTCGCTCTTTCGAAGAGATGAACacttctgccgccgcggtggcgctctTTGAGCGCACCTccggcgagaaagagagcggcagcaacgatAGTAGCTACACggacggagaagagagcgacgacagtggcgatgcggcctcgtcgtccgGGTCCTACGAGTCCAGCTACAGTGCCTCTAGCGACGCGGAGAATGAGAGTGGCAAGTCGAGCTCCCACTCTGACGGCGATGTCGCGGCGCCGTCCAGAGCTCCAGCGATGCAGAAGGTCAGCAGCGGTGTTAGCACGGCGAAGGCGTCACTGCCAAAGTTCGCGGTGAAGATCACAATGCAGTCAGTGCCGCCGTCCGTTCcctctccagctcctgcacaGGCGACCATGACGGCGACCGAGAAGACAGACGCCTCGCCCGCTGCCGTACCagagctgccgccggcgccggagACTGTCGCCGAACCCCAATCTGTAGTAGAACTGTAG